The sequence below is a genomic window from Bacteroidota bacterium.
CTCAAGTTTGAAAGCAAAATACTCAAAGGAACAGAAAAATATTCAATATACCTGCCGCCCGATTATCAGATTTCCAACCGCAGATACCCCGTGGTTTATCTTTTACATGGACTGTCAGATAATGAAATGGGCTGGATTCAATTTGGGGAAGTAAATACAATTGCCGACAAAGCCATTGCAGAGCGGGAAATTCCTCCGGTGATCATTGTAATGCCCGATGGCGGCGTAACCTGGTACATCAATGACAGCCAGAACCAGTATCGCTGGAACGATATGTTCACCCGGGAATTTATTCCATACATTGACGCCACCTACCGGACAAGGCCGGCAAAAGAATTCCGCGCCATAGCCGGACTTTCGATGGGCGGATACGGGGCACTTATAAATGCTTTAC
It includes:
- a CDS encoding alpha/beta hydrolase-fold protein, translating into MKKAINLLFMLLLFPFAEAQEMYTEKYIPEGKDLESLKFESKILKGTEKYSIYLPPDYQISNRRYPVVYLLHGLSDNEMGWIQFGEVNTIADKAIAEREIPPVIIVMPDGGVTWYINDSQNQYRWNDMFTREFIPYIDATYRTRPAKEFRAIAGLSMGGYGALINAL